The following proteins are co-located in the Ictalurus punctatus breed USDA103 chromosome 14, Coco_2.0, whole genome shotgun sequence genome:
- the LOC108274709 gene encoding GRAM domain-containing protein 2A isoform X3, which produces MVLVSGRFGRWIKTVSKYNSQYHKLFQNIPKEEILMKVYSCALLRDILLQGRLYISRNWLCFYANLFGKDIKVAIPVVSVRLVKKHKTAGLVPNGLAITTDTSQKYVFVSLLSRDNVYDVLRRICTHLQVNGKKSLSLKQYLEEPGSLSTDEFPVASDYPAVLKWRRKTSVPSVSSSLPDLLGNSTSSAGKPPFTSETQLQERHLEAENILLTEPVPELGHMEYQLLKFFILLIILLIMSSCYLAFRVSSLEQQLSFLNTQPTLPMRDR; this is translated from the exons ACTGTCAGCAAGTACAACTCTCAGTACCACAAACTTTTCCAGAACATTCCCAAAGAGGAGATCCTCATGAAAG TGTACTCGTGCGCACTCCTAAGGGATATCTTGCTGCAAGGACGACTCTATATCTCCCGCAACTGGCTGTGTTTCTACGCTAACCTGTTTGGCAAGGACATCAAG GTGGCTATCCCCGTAGTTTCAGTTCGTCTGGTGAAGAAGCACAAAACAGCTGGCCTGGTCCCTAATGGCCTCGCCATCACTACAGACACCAGTCAGAAG TATGTTTTTGTCTCGCTCCTGTCTCGGGACAACGTGTATGATGTCCTCAGGAGAATCTGCACCCATCTGCAG GTCAATGGGAAGAAGAGTCTGAGTCTAAAGCAGTATCTAGAAGAGCCTGGCTCACTATCAACT gACGAGTTCCCAGTGGCCAGCGATTACCCTGCAGTGTTAAAATGGCGCAGGAAGACTTCAGTTCCATCCGTCTCCTCCTCTCTACCTGATCTGTTGGGAAATTCCACCAGCAGTGCCGGAAAGCCTCCGTTTACTAGTGAAACTCAACTGCAGg AGAGACATCTCGAGGCTGAGAATATTCTCCTGACTGAGCCTGTACCAGAACTGGGTCACATGGAATATCAACTTCTCAAGTTCTTCATCCTGCT TATTATACTGCTGATTATGTCATCCTGTTACCTGGCCTTCCGTGTGTCCAGTCTGGAACAGCAGCTCTCCTTCCTCAACACACAGCCTACCTTACCTATGAGAGACAG gtAA
- the LOC108274709 gene encoding GRAM domain-containing protein 2A isoform X4 has protein sequence MHHRTVSKYNSQYHKLFQNIPKEEILMKVYSCALLRDILLQGRLYISRNWLCFYANLFGKDIKVAIPVVSVRLVKKHKTAGLVPNGLAITTDTSQKYVFVSLLSRDNVYDVLRRICTHLQVNGKKSLSLKQYLEEPGSLSTDEFPVASDYPAVLKWRRKTSVPSVSSSLPDLLGNSTSSAGKPPFTSETQLQERHLEAENILLTEPVPELGHMEYQLLKFFILLIILLIMSSCYLAFRVSSLEQQLSFLNTQPTLPMRDR, from the exons atgcatcACAGg ACTGTCAGCAAGTACAACTCTCAGTACCACAAACTTTTCCAGAACATTCCCAAAGAGGAGATCCTCATGAAAG TGTACTCGTGCGCACTCCTAAGGGATATCTTGCTGCAAGGACGACTCTATATCTCCCGCAACTGGCTGTGTTTCTACGCTAACCTGTTTGGCAAGGACATCAAG GTGGCTATCCCCGTAGTTTCAGTTCGTCTGGTGAAGAAGCACAAAACAGCTGGCCTGGTCCCTAATGGCCTCGCCATCACTACAGACACCAGTCAGAAG TATGTTTTTGTCTCGCTCCTGTCTCGGGACAACGTGTATGATGTCCTCAGGAGAATCTGCACCCATCTGCAG GTCAATGGGAAGAAGAGTCTGAGTCTAAAGCAGTATCTAGAAGAGCCTGGCTCACTATCAACT gACGAGTTCCCAGTGGCCAGCGATTACCCTGCAGTGTTAAAATGGCGCAGGAAGACTTCAGTTCCATCCGTCTCCTCCTCTCTACCTGATCTGTTGGGAAATTCCACCAGCAGTGCCGGAAAGCCTCCGTTTACTAGTGAAACTCAACTGCAGg AGAGACATCTCGAGGCTGAGAATATTCTCCTGACTGAGCCTGTACCAGAACTGGGTCACATGGAATATCAACTTCTCAAGTTCTTCATCCTGCT TATTATACTGCTGATTATGTCATCCTGTTACCTGGCCTTCCGTGTGTCCAGTCTGGAACAGCAGCTCTCCTTCCTCAACACACAGCCTACCTTACCTATGAGAGACAG gtAA